One Clarias gariepinus isolate MV-2021 ecotype Netherlands chromosome 18, CGAR_prim_01v2, whole genome shotgun sequence genomic window carries:
- the olfm2b gene encoding noelin-2b: MAVPMLKMGLVLSTMAMVTNWMSQTLPKLVGLDQTGARPGTSEKFISVVYPGQDEGWQVFGSVSDVGGKCVCRLLAPPPNHCQREPRHTRLRQIAQHMQNVSQYLEMLDWRTSRDLQHIRDTEQKIISVEMRVKTAISNPRTVTAEVLQDLEQSVLECVPLRAVLARFKSEVLKVEVLKREMDSVSASLTQEQRHTYNSIQQLEQREILLQSRLHACASSIGCGKLLGISSPVTIRSLGSRFGSWMMDSMISSSDERVWSMDGYFKGKRVFEYRSLRDFAIGRNFDVHHLPHPWSGTGHVVYNGSLYYNKHQTNVIVRYHLLSHSVLTQRPLAHAAYNNTFPYSWGGSSDIDLMADESGLWAVYTTLMHGGNMVLGRLNPVTLELVQSWDTGFPKRSAGEAFIVCGSLYVTDSHLNGAKIHYIYHTDTHMYEYTHIPFHNQYSHISMMDYNPREKALYAWNNGHQVIYNITLLQEVKIFTEV; this comes from the exons atGGCGGTCCCGATGCTGAAGATGGGGCTGGTGCTCAGTACCATGGCCATGGTGACTAACTGGATGTCCCAGACGCTCCCTAAACTGGTGGGACTGGATCAGACTGGGGCTCGACCCGGAACCTCCGAGAAGTTCATCAGT GTGGTGTATCCGGGGCAGGATGAAGGATGGCAGGTGTTTGGTTCTGTATCTGATGTAGgagggaagtgtgtgtgtcgGCTCCTGGCCCCCCCGCCGAACCACTGCCAGAGAGAACCACGACACACTCGCCTTCGCCAGATCGCCCAGCAT atgCAGAATGTGTCTCAGTATCTGGAGATGTTGGACTGGCGAACATCTCGAGATCTGCAGCATATCAGAGACACAGAGCAGAAGATCATCAGCGTGGAGATGAGAGTGAAGACCGCAATATCAAACCCTCGCACTGTCACTGCTGAAGTTCTACAG gacctGGAACAGAGTGTGCTGGAGTGTGTTCCTCTGCGCGCTGTGTTGGCTCGGTTTAAGTCGGAGGTGTTGAAGGTGGAGGTGTTGAAGCGGGAGATGGACAGCGTGAGCGCGAGTCTCACCCAGGAGCAGAGACACACCTACAACAGCATTCAACAGCTGGAGCAGAGAGAGATCCTGCTGCAGAGTCGACTGCACGCCTGCGCCAGCTCaattg GGTGTGGTAAGCTGCTGGGAATCAGTAGCCCGGTCACCATCAGGTCCTTGGGGTCCAGATTTGGCTCTTGGATGATGGACAGCATGATTTCCAGCTCTGATGAACGA gTTTGGTCGATGGACGGCTACTTTAAGGGAAAGCGTGTGTTTGAGTACAGGTCGCTGAGGGACTTCGCTATTGGACGCAACTTTGATGTGCATCACCTTCCTCATCCATGGTCAG gTACAGGTCATGTGGTCTATAACGGCTCTCTCTACTACAACAAACACCAGACGAATGTGATTGTGCGCTACCACCTTCTCTCTCACAGCGTGCTAACACAGCGCCCTCTCGCTCATGCCGCCTACAACAACACCTTCCCGTACTCCTGGGGTGGATCCTCTGACATCGACCTCATGGCGGACGAGAGCGGCCTCTGGGCAGTCTACACCACCCTGATGCACGGCGGGAACATGGTGCTGGGCCGTCTGAACCCGGTCACACTGGAACTGGTGCAGTCCTGGGACACGGGTTTCCCCAAACGCAGCGCCGGGGAGGCCTTCATCGTGTGCGGCTCGCTCTACGTCACCGACTCGCACCTAAACGGAGCCAAGATCCACTACATCTaccacaccgacacacacatgTACGAGTACACACACATCCCGTTCCACAACCAGTACTCGCACATCTCCATGATGGACTACAATCCTAGAGAGAAGGCGCTGTACGCCTGGAACAACGGGCACCAGGTCATCTACAACATCACGCTCCTGCAGGAGGTCAAGATCTTCACAGAGGTGTAG